The following coding sequences lie in one Bacteroides helcogenes P 36-108 genomic window:
- a CDS encoding efflux RND transporter permease subunit, translated as MLNKIIHFSLQNRILVLVASVLLLIGGTYTAMHTEVDVFPDLNAPTVVIMTEANGMAAEEVEQLVTFPVETAVNGATGVRRVRSSSTNGFSVVWVEFDWDTDIYLARQIVSEKLAVVGESLPANVGKPTLGPQSSILGEMLIVGLTADSTSMLDLRTIADWTIRPRLLSTGGVAQVAVLGGDIKEYQIQLDPERMRHYGIALDEVMNATRNMNLNANGGVLYEYGNEYIVRGTLSTDRVEQLARAVVRKGGASGTPILLEDIADVHIGAKLPKLGTASERGKAAVLMTITKQPATSTLELTDKLETSLKDLKKNLPPDVKVSTDVFRQSRFIESSIGNVQKSLLEGGIFVVIILFLFLANVRTTVISLVTLPLALITSLLALHYMGFTINTMSLGGMAIAIGSLVDDAIVDVENVYKRLRENRLKPAGEQLSVLNVVFNASKEVRMPILNSTLIIIVSFVPLFFLSGMEGRMLMPLGIAFIVALAASTVVALTVTPVLCSYLLKKKEDNVSEATTAPQSGVITANGDSLVACKLKTWYSTALTFVLIHKKSVLGATVVLFAIALGCFFTLGRSFLPSFNEGSFTINLSSLPGISLEESDKMGHRAEELLLSIPEIQTVARKTGRAELDEHALGVNVSEIEAPFELKDRPRSELVAEVREKLGTIVGANVEIGQPISHRIDAMLSGTKANIAIKLFGNDLNRMFSLGNEIKTAVRDIPGIADLNVEQQIERPQLIIAPRREMLARYGITLPEFAEFVNVCLAGEAVSQVYEGGKSFDLTVRVKNDLREAADRIRDLMIDTDDGQKIPLNYVAEIRSSMGPNTISRENVKRKIVISANVTDRDLRSVVNDIQDRVDRQIKLPEGYHIEYGGQFESEQAASRTLTLTSFMSVVVIFLLLYHEFRNMKESAIILINLPLALIGGVFALLVTTGEISIPAIIGFISLFGIATRNGMLLISHYNHLQREEGYAVYDSVVRGSLDRLNPILMTALSSALALIPLALGGDLPGNEIQSPMAKVILGGLLTSTFLNGFIIPIVYLMMKNPQRSIHKTK; from the coding sequence ATGTTAAACAAAATCATACATTTCTCACTTCAAAACCGCATTCTGGTACTTGTAGCCTCGGTGCTGTTATTGATTGGCGGTACTTACACCGCTATGCATACGGAAGTAGATGTATTCCCTGATCTCAATGCGCCTACAGTGGTCATTATGACTGAGGCCAACGGTATGGCAGCAGAGGAAGTGGAACAACTGGTTACTTTTCCGGTAGAAACAGCCGTTAACGGTGCAACAGGTGTTCGCCGTGTACGCTCCTCCTCAACCAACGGTTTCTCTGTAGTATGGGTGGAATTCGATTGGGATACGGACATTTATCTGGCCCGACAGATTGTCAGCGAGAAGCTGGCAGTAGTGGGCGAATCATTGCCTGCCAATGTGGGAAAACCTACCCTCGGTCCGCAATCGTCCATTCTCGGCGAGATGCTGATTGTGGGATTGACTGCAGACTCCACCTCCATGCTGGACTTGCGCACCATCGCCGACTGGACTATACGCCCGCGCCTGCTTTCTACCGGTGGTGTGGCACAAGTGGCCGTGTTGGGCGGTGACATCAAGGAATATCAGATACAACTGGACCCGGAACGTATGCGCCATTATGGGATAGCACTGGATGAGGTGATGAACGCAACCCGCAACATGAACCTGAACGCCAACGGTGGTGTGCTTTATGAATATGGCAATGAGTACATCGTACGCGGCACACTCTCTACAGACCGTGTGGAACAATTGGCAAGGGCCGTGGTACGCAAAGGCGGAGCATCCGGCACTCCCATCCTGTTGGAAGACATAGCGGACGTGCACATCGGAGCGAAACTACCCAAGCTGGGCACAGCTTCCGAACGGGGAAAAGCGGCCGTACTGATGACCATCACGAAGCAACCGGCAACCAGCACGCTGGAACTTACAGACAAGCTGGAAACTTCTCTGAAAGACCTGAAGAAGAATCTTCCGCCCGACGTAAAGGTATCTACGGATGTTTTCCGCCAAAGCCGCTTCATCGAAAGCTCTATCGGCAATGTGCAGAAGTCGCTCCTCGAAGGTGGTATTTTCGTGGTCATCATACTGTTCCTGTTCCTTGCCAACGTGCGTACCACTGTCATCTCATTGGTGACGCTTCCGCTGGCACTCATCACTTCACTGCTGGCACTGCATTATATGGGTTTCACCATCAATACGATGAGCTTGGGAGGCATGGCCATTGCCATCGGCTCGCTGGTAGATGACGCCATCGTCGATGTGGAAAACGTTTACAAACGCTTGCGGGAAAACCGGCTGAAACCCGCCGGTGAACAACTGTCCGTGCTGAATGTAGTGTTCAACGCTTCGAAAGAAGTGCGCATGCCCATCCTCAACTCCACGCTGATAATCATCGTAAGTTTTGTTCCGCTATTCTTCCTCAGTGGGATGGAAGGCCGCATGCTGATGCCACTGGGCATCGCGTTCATCGTGGCACTGGCAGCATCCACGGTAGTGGCACTGACGGTGACACCCGTGCTATGCTCCTATCTTCTGAAGAAAAAAGAGGACAATGTATCAGAGGCAACCACAGCACCACAATCAGGGGTGATCACGGCAAACGGCGATTCTCTCGTAGCATGCAAACTGAAAACCTGGTACTCCACTGCCCTCACCTTCGTGTTGATACACAAGAAAAGCGTGCTCGGAGCAACCGTCGTACTGTTTGCCATAGCCTTGGGCTGCTTCTTCACCCTGGGTCGCTCCTTCCTGCCTTCCTTCAACGAAGGCTCATTCACCATCAACCTGTCTTCCCTTCCAGGTATCTCGCTGGAAGAAAGTGACAAGATGGGACACCGTGCCGAAGAACTGCTTCTCTCCATTCCGGAGATACAAACCGTGGCACGCAAGACAGGACGCGCGGAGCTGGACGAACACGCCTTGGGCGTAAACGTCTCCGAAATAGAAGCTCCTTTCGAACTGAAAGACCGCCCTCGCAGCGAACTGGTAGCTGAAGTGCGCGAGAAATTGGGAACCATCGTGGGAGCCAACGTGGAGATAGGCCAACCCATCAGTCACCGCATCGACGCCATGCTGTCGGGAACCAAAGCCAACATTGCCATCAAGCTGTTCGGCAACGACCTGAACCGCATGTTCTCCTTAGGCAATGAAATCAAAACCGCCGTCCGCGACATCCCCGGTATTGCCGACCTGAACGTAGAGCAGCAGATTGAACGCCCGCAGCTCATCATCGCTCCCCGACGCGAAATGCTGGCCCGATATGGCATCACGCTACCGGAGTTTGCAGAATTCGTAAACGTCTGCCTGGCGGGCGAAGCCGTGTCACAGGTTTACGAAGGAGGAAAGAGCTTTGATCTCACGGTGCGTGTCAAGAACGACCTGCGCGAAGCGGCCGACCGCATCCGCGACCTAATGATAGACACGGACGACGGGCAGAAAATACCCTTGAACTATGTGGCGGAAATCCGTTCGTCAATGGGCCCCAACACCATCAGCCGCGAGAACGTGAAACGGAAGATCGTGATCTCCGCCAACGTGACCGACCGTGACCTGCGAAGTGTAGTGAACGACATACAAGACCGGGTGGACCGGCAAATCAAACTGCCCGAAGGATATCACATCGAATATGGCGGCCAGTTTGAAAGTGAACAGGCGGCAAGCCGTACACTAACACTGACCTCGTTCATGTCTGTCGTAGTCATTTTTCTGTTGCTTTACCATGAATTCCGCAATATGAAGGAAAGCGCCATAATCCTCATCAACCTACCGTTAGCATTGATCGGCGGTGTGTTCGCGCTGCTTGTCACGACGGGCGAAATAAGCATACCCGCCATCATCGGCTTCATCTCCCTGTTCGGTATCGCTACCCGCAACGGCATGCTGCTCATCAGCCACTACAACCATCTGCAGCGCGAAGAGGGGTATGCCGTTTATGACAGTGTCGTCCGAGGTTCGCTCGACCGCCTAAACCCTATTTTGATGACCGCCCTGTCTTCTGCTTTGGCACTCATCCCGCTGGCACTCGGCGGCGACCTGCCCGGCAACGAGATACAAAGCCCGATGGCAAAAGTCATTCTGGGCGGACTATTGACCTCCACCTTCCTGAACGGCTTCATCATACCGATAGTCTATCTGATGATGAAGAACCCGCAAAGAAGCATTCATAAAACAAAATGA
- a CDS encoding TolC family protein yields the protein MKKILILNVTLIACTGLTAQTSGIDGVLRQIETNNKELQANALFISSQKLENRTSNNLPDPTLSYAHLWDSQDRSKTVGELVVSQSFDFPTLYATRGKMNRLKAGALDAQAAALRQQILLRAKEICLDIIMLQRRQTLLDERLKNAEELSAMYAKRMDTGDASVLETNKINLELLNVRTEARTNKTTLNNKLKELTALNGNQPLTPGRPSPYTDLPSVSTLGLAEYPANPLPADFRQVCDELLALDPILKALNDEGDAACKQVSASLQGWLPKLELGYRRNTESGHPLNGVVVGFSFPLFENRHKVKIAKSQALNFGYRKENAALQASSTLWQLYEEARNLHASIKEYEQTFGQQQDLALLRQALAGGQISMIEYFLEVSVVYQSKSNLLQLENQYQRVMAQIYKSRL from the coding sequence ATGAAAAAAATACTCATACTCAATGTAACCCTTATTGCCTGTACAGGACTGACGGCTCAAACTTCCGGCATCGATGGCGTGCTGCGCCAAATCGAAACGAACAACAAAGAATTGCAGGCCAATGCCCTGTTCATTTCATCGCAAAAGCTGGAAAACAGAACCAGTAACAACCTGCCCGACCCTACTCTGTCTTACGCACATCTTTGGGACTCCCAAGACCGCAGCAAGACAGTAGGCGAACTCGTTGTTTCCCAAAGTTTCGACTTCCCCACTCTCTACGCCACCCGCGGGAAGATGAATCGCCTGAAGGCCGGCGCGCTGGATGCACAAGCAGCAGCCTTACGCCAACAGATATTGCTCCGGGCCAAAGAAATATGTCTGGACATCATCATGCTGCAACGCAGACAAACACTGCTTGACGAACGCCTGAAGAATGCCGAAGAACTCTCTGCCATGTATGCCAAGCGCATGGATACAGGAGATGCAAGCGTATTGGAAACCAACAAAATAAATCTGGAACTGCTGAACGTGCGCACTGAAGCCCGCACGAACAAAACAACCCTGAACAACAAACTGAAGGAACTCACCGCATTGAACGGTAACCAGCCACTCACGCCGGGACGTCCCTCACCCTACACCGATCTGCCTTCTGTCAGCACTTTGGGACTGGCAGAATACCCCGCCAATCCACTACCTGCCGACTTTCGGCAAGTATGTGATGAGCTACTTGCCTTAGACCCAATTCTGAAGGCACTCAACGATGAAGGTGACGCTGCCTGCAAACAGGTTTCAGCAAGCCTGCAAGGCTGGTTACCCAAGCTGGAATTGGGCTATCGCCGCAATACAGAAAGCGGTCATCCTCTGAACGGGGTTGTGGTAGGCTTCTCTTTTCCCTTGTTTGAGAACCGCCACAAAGTGAAAATAGCCAAATCGCAGGCACTCAACTTCGGCTATCGAAAGGAAAACGCTGCACTGCAAGCCTCCTCCACCCTGTGGCAACTTTACGAAGAAGCCCGCAACCTGCACGCCTCGATAAAAGAGTACGAACAGACCTTCGGGCAGCAACAAGACCTTGCACTGTTGAGGCAAGCACTTGCAGGAGGACAAATCAGCATGATCGAATATTTCCTGGAGGTATCGGTAGTCTATCAAAGTAAATCGAACCTTCTGCAACTGGAGAACCAGTATCAGAGAGTGATGGCACAAATTTATAAAAGCAGATTATAA
- a CDS encoding methyltransferase RsmF C-terminal domain-like protein: MELPAAFSDYTRALLGIGEYNKLADVLEGEQPVSIRLNEDKLSDSSFGLFHAFSEPVPWASTGYYLRNRLTFTFDPLFHAGCYYVQEAASMFVEQALRQYVSDSPVVMLDLCAAPGGKSTHTRSLLPEGSLLVANEVIRNRSQVLAENLIKWGHPDVVVTNNDPADFAPLKDFFDVILADVPCSGEGMFRKDPVAVSEWSLENVEICWQRQRRIISDIWPCLKPGGILLYSTCTYNVKENEENIRWMRDKLGAEVLPLETSADWNITGNLLASEEFPVYRFLPHKTKGEGFFLAVVQKKAGSSISNSAGECSFFRRKGTKTAGISKESCSSLREWILAPDNYELFPNGSSVRAFSQCHFPVLSVLQSSLRIVQAGVDVAELKGRDWMPCHSLAVSRVLRKDAFVREDIGYEQAVSYLRKEAITLSAAIPRGVVLLTYKNIPLGFVKNIGNRANNLYPQEWRIRSGYLPEAVLELGTVLWES, encoded by the coding sequence ATGGAATTACCCGCAGCATTTTCCGACTATACCCGTGCCCTTTTAGGTATCGGTGAATATAATAAGCTGGCTGATGTCTTGGAAGGAGAGCAGCCTGTCAGCATTCGGCTGAATGAAGATAAATTATCAGATTCTTCATTCGGCCTTTTTCATGCCTTTTCCGAGCCTGTGCCTTGGGCTTCTACGGGGTATTATCTTCGCAATCGGCTGACGTTTACTTTCGATCCCCTTTTCCATGCCGGATGTTATTATGTGCAGGAGGCGGCTTCCATGTTTGTGGAGCAGGCGCTGAGGCAGTATGTGTCCGATAGCCCGGTAGTAATGCTCGACCTCTGTGCCGCCCCCGGTGGTAAATCGACCCATACGCGCAGCCTGTTACCCGAAGGAAGTCTGTTGGTTGCCAACGAGGTTATCCGTAACCGTTCGCAGGTATTGGCGGAGAATCTGATTAAGTGGGGACATCCCGATGTTGTGGTAACCAATAACGATCCGGCGGACTTTGCGCCATTGAAGGATTTCTTTGATGTGATATTGGCCGATGTGCCCTGTTCCGGCGAGGGAATGTTCCGCAAAGACCCTGTTGCCGTAAGTGAATGGAGCTTGGAGAATGTGGAGATCTGCTGGCAGCGCCAGCGACGGATTATTTCGGATATTTGGCCTTGCCTGAAGCCGGGAGGAATTCTGCTTTATAGCACCTGTACTTACAATGTGAAGGAAAATGAAGAAAACATCCGTTGGATGCGCGATAAACTGGGGGCGGAAGTGCTTCCGTTGGAAACTTCTGCCGACTGGAACATTACGGGAAATCTACTGGCAAGTGAGGAATTTCCTGTTTATCGTTTCCTGCCACATAAGACAAAAGGAGAGGGATTTTTTCTTGCTGTTGTACAAAAAAAGGCGGGAAGCAGCATCTCGAATTCCGCAGGTGAATGCTCCTTTTTCCGTAGAAAAGGGACAAAGACTGCGGGTATTTCCAAAGAGTCTTGTTCTTCATTGCGTGAGTGGATTCTGGCTCCGGACAATTATGAACTTTTTCCGAACGGTAGCAGTGTCAGGGCTTTTTCACAATGCCATTTTCCGGTATTATCCGTATTGCAGTCATCACTCCGCATTGTGCAGGCAGGAGTTGATGTTGCGGAACTGAAGGGTAGAGATTGGATGCCCTGCCATTCTCTTGCTGTGAGCCGGGTGTTGAGGAAGGATGCTTTTGTGCGCGAGGACATCGGTTATGAACAGGCTGTCTCTTATTTGCGGAAAGAGGCCATCACATTGTCTGCGGCAATTCCCCGCGGAGTGGTACTGCTCACTTATAAGAATATTCCTTTGGGTTTTGTCAAAAATATCGGTAATCGTGCCAATAATCTCTATCCTCAGGAATGGCGTATTCGTAGCGGTTATTTGCCGGAGGCGGTTTTGGAATTGGGGACAGTCTTGTGGGAAAGTTAA
- a CDS encoding TonB-dependent receptor, with the protein MKKYMFFVLGVMCLLLSTTAYAEDMKGTDANIVGHVIEKSTGEHLPYMTVSLKGTTIGTVTDATGHYFLKNLPEGEFTLQVSAVGYKSQDRKVMLKRGKTLEENFELEEDMIALDGVVVTANRNETARRLAPTLVKVVTPKLFDLTNSHTLSQGLVFQPGVRVETDCQNCGYSQVRINGLDGKYTQILIDSRPIFSALAGVYGLEQIPANMIERVEVVRGGGSALFGSSAIAGTVNIITKEPTRNSGSFTHTISNFNGSGSFANNTTLNLSLVSSDNKMGAYIYGQNRQRSAWDSNGDGFSELPKLRNQTIGMNAYYRTSAYSKLSLEYHHMEEFRRGGSGFDFPPHIAENADLNGTGEPGLVEQIRHSINTGGLKFTAFSKNQKHTFNAYASAQHIARDSYYSAYGMTTDFTGVLGAQYIYHFDKCLFMPSELTGGIEFNHDNLHDKATDMQKYRDAALEEDPAATGERLQQLINKYTPVPLNQIVNVASAYVQNEWKNEQWSFLVGGRIDKNSIMDKAVFSPRANIRYNPTQDINIRLSYAEGFRAPQAFDEELHISNVGGELVSIVRAKGLKEERSRSLNASVDWYHYFGDFQANLLVEGFYTRLSDPFILTPPAKDPKGSNYLIRTRINGPGAKVYGGTLEGKIAYKNILQLQAGITVQRSIYDDPVKWSEDEKHLSEAERHSDKILRTPDVYGYFTATCTPTKAFSIALNGNYTGRMYVPHLMSEVDETADLLVKSPSFFELGTKLAYDIDFTGICLQFNVGVQNIFNSYQKDFDKGASRDSGYIYGPGTPRSYFAGVKLSF; encoded by the coding sequence ATGAAAAAATATATGTTTTTTGTGCTGGGAGTGATGTGTCTGTTACTCTCAACTACTGCTTATGCCGAAGATATGAAAGGAACCGATGCCAATATTGTCGGTCATGTTATAGAAAAAAGTACGGGTGAACATCTGCCTTATATGACGGTTTCTTTAAAGGGAACCACTATCGGGACTGTAACGGATGCTACCGGACATTACTTTTTGAAAAACCTGCCGGAAGGCGAGTTTACACTGCAAGTCAGTGCGGTGGGCTATAAGTCACAAGACCGCAAAGTGATGTTGAAGCGCGGCAAGACTTTGGAAGAGAACTTTGAGCTTGAAGAGGATATGATTGCGCTGGATGGTGTGGTTGTCACCGCCAATCGTAATGAAACGGCTCGCCGCCTGGCCCCTACTTTGGTCAAAGTTGTCACTCCGAAACTGTTTGATCTTACAAACTCGCATACATTGTCTCAAGGATTGGTTTTCCAGCCCGGTGTCCGTGTAGAAACCGATTGCCAGAATTGTGGCTATTCACAGGTACGTATTAATGGTCTGGATGGAAAATATACTCAGATATTGATAGATTCAAGGCCTATTTTCTCTGCTTTGGCCGGTGTTTATGGATTGGAACAGATTCCCGCCAATATGATAGAGCGCGTGGAAGTGGTGCGTGGAGGAGGATCTGCCTTATTCGGTTCTTCTGCCATTGCCGGAACTGTGAACATTATAACAAAAGAGCCCACCCGCAATTCCGGTTCGTTTACCCATACTATTTCAAACTTTAACGGTTCCGGTTCGTTCGCCAATAATACAACGTTGAATCTTTCTCTCGTTTCTTCGGATAATAAGATGGGAGCTTATATTTATGGTCAGAACCGCCAGCGTTCGGCATGGGATTCCAATGGAGACGGTTTCTCCGAATTGCCGAAGCTCCGGAATCAGACTATCGGCATGAATGCCTATTACAGAACGAGTGCTTATTCCAAGTTAAGTTTGGAATATCACCACATGGAAGAATTTCGTCGTGGTGGAAGCGGCTTTGATTTTCCTCCACATATTGCGGAAAATGCAGATTTGAATGGTACTGGAGAGCCCGGATTGGTTGAGCAGATCAGGCATTCCATCAATACAGGAGGACTTAAATTTACAGCTTTCTCCAAGAACCAGAAGCATACGTTCAATGCTTATGCTTCTGCCCAGCACATTGCGCGCGACAGTTATTACAGTGCTTATGGCATGACAACGGATTTCACCGGAGTGCTGGGAGCTCAATATATCTATCATTTTGACAAATGCCTTTTCATGCCTTCCGAATTGACCGGCGGCATCGAGTTTAACCATGATAACCTTCATGACAAGGCAACGGATATGCAAAAATACCGTGATGCTGCTTTGGAGGAAGATCCCGCTGCGACAGGGGAACGTTTGCAGCAATTGATTAATAAATATACACCTGTTCCGCTAAATCAGATTGTGAACGTGGCGAGCGCTTATGTACAAAATGAATGGAAAAACGAACAATGGAGTTTTTTGGTTGGCGGCCGTATAGATAAGAACAGCATTATGGATAAGGCTGTTTTCAGCCCTCGCGCCAATATCCGTTACAATCCTACTCAAGACATCAATATCCGGCTTAGTTATGCCGAAGGTTTTCGTGCACCGCAGGCTTTTGATGAAGAATTGCATATTAGTAATGTAGGTGGTGAGCTGGTATCCATCGTCCGCGCCAAAGGGCTGAAGGAAGAACGTTCGCGCAGCTTGAATGCTTCGGTGGACTGGTATCATTATTTTGGAGATTTTCAGGCAAATCTGTTGGTCGAAGGATTCTATACAAGGCTTTCTGATCCGTTCATTCTGACCCCGCCGGCAAAGGACCCCAAGGGCAGTAACTATTTGATACGTACCCGTATCAATGGTCCGGGTGCTAAGGTCTATGGTGGTACATTGGAAGGGAAAATAGCCTATAAGAATATACTTCAGTTGCAGGCAGGCATAACGGTTCAGCGCAGCATTTATGACGATCCGGTGAAGTGGAGTGAGGATGAAAAGCATTTGTCTGAGGCTGAACGCCATAGTGATAAGATTTTGCGTACTCCTGATGTGTACGGCTATTTCACCGCAACTTGCACACCGACAAAAGCGTTTTCCATAGCGTTGAACGGTAATTATACGGGGCGGATGTATGTACCACACTTGATGTCCGAAGTAGATGAGACGGCAGACTTGTTGGTGAAAAGCCCAAGTTTCTTTGAACTGGGTACTAAGTTGGCTTATGATATTGACTTTACGGGCATTTGTCTGCAGTTTAATGTAGGGGTACAAAATATATTCAATTCTTATCAGAAGGATTTTGATAAAGGAGCGAGCCGTGATTCCGGTTATATCTATGGTCCCGGCACACCCCGTTCTTATTTTGCAGGAGTAAAGCTCAGCTTTTAA
- a CDS encoding DUF6249 domain-containing protein, translating into MKRIILGLMIAMLFCTSAQGKNRTVTENDSLGNKRRVIELRDAVINGKTVTDTLSIMTYESSSEENNREYDYNDRTERHDRLGWLFSDLSQNDVAATATISIIAIIFVFGMPLLIVFVIFFFRYKNRKAKYRLAEQALASGQQLPENIFRNTETEDVRTKGIKNVFLGIGLFIFLWAITGEFSLGCIGLLIMFTGFGQLVIYYSQQKKNDEK; encoded by the coding sequence ATGAAACGTATCATATTAGGATTGATGATTGCCATGCTATTCTGCACATCGGCACAAGGAAAAAACAGAACCGTGACAGAGAATGACAGTCTGGGAAACAAAAGAAGAGTAATAGAACTACGAGATGCGGTTATCAATGGCAAAACCGTTACAGACACACTCAGCATCATGACTTATGAAAGCAGTTCGGAGGAAAACAACCGCGAATATGACTACAACGACCGCACTGAACGTCACGACAGATTGGGATGGTTGTTTTCCGACCTTTCCCAAAATGACGTTGCAGCCACTGCCACGATCTCAATCATTGCTATCATATTTGTCTTCGGCATGCCTCTGCTCATCGTATTCGTAATCTTCTTCTTTCGCTATAAAAATCGGAAAGCCAAATATCGTCTGGCCGAACAGGCTCTGGCAAGCGGGCAGCAGTTGCCGGAAAATATCTTCAGGAATACCGAAACAGAAGATGTCCGCACCAAAGGCATCAAGAATGTTTTTCTCGGAATAGGATTGTTCATCTTCCTTTGGGCGATCACCGGAGAATTCAGCCTGGGATGTATAGGTTTGCTCATCATGTTTACGGGTTTCGGTCAATTAGTAATCTATTATAGCCAACAGAAGAAAAACGACGAGAAATGA
- a CDS encoding RNA polymerase sigma factor, whose product MSQLNDISLVAQVVVFHNTKAFDQLVKKYQSPVRRFFLHQTCGDSELSDDLAQDTFIKAYTNIASFKNLSSFSTWLYRIAYNVFYDYIRSRKETDDLDTYQVDTQCSTLQQDIGQHMDIYRALATLKEMERTCITLFYMEDQSIEKIAGITECPVGTVKSHLSRAKEKMAAYLKQNGYDGK is encoded by the coding sequence ATGAGTCAACTCAATGACATATCGTTAGTCGCGCAGGTCGTGGTGTTTCACAACACCAAAGCCTTTGACCAATTGGTGAAGAAATACCAGTCGCCCGTACGACGGTTCTTTCTGCACCAAACCTGCGGCGACAGCGAATTGAGTGACGACTTGGCACAAGATACTTTTATCAAAGCATATACCAATATTGCTTCATTTAAAAATCTGTCCAGCTTCTCAACTTGGCTCTATCGTATTGCTTATAATGTATTTTATGATTATATTCGCAGCCGAAAAGAGACGGATGATTTGGACACGTACCAGGTGGACACTCAATGCAGCACGCTGCAACAAGACATAGGGCAGCACATGGACATCTACCGTGCGCTGGCCACTCTGAAAGAAATGGAACGTACCTGCATCACGCTCTTTTACATGGAAGACCAAAGTATCGAAAAGATTGCAGGTATCACTGAATGTCCGGTGGGAACAGTAAAAAGCCACCTCTCACGGGCGAAAGAAAAAATGGCTGCTTACTTAAAACAAAATGGTTATGATGGAAAATGA
- a CDS encoding DUF5056 domain-containing protein yields MMENDDKLLEQFFAGNRQEIADNGFTRRVMHRLPNRSHRLSQIWTAFCFTLALVLFVTLDGLQLIIDALRETFSTTIQSGTITQLDPKSLLIAAVVLIFLGCRKISSLA; encoded by the coding sequence ATGATGGAAAATGATGATAAACTTCTCGAACAATTTTTTGCCGGAAACCGACAGGAAATAGCCGATAACGGATTTACCCGTCGTGTGATGCACCGACTACCCAACCGCAGCCATCGACTGTCACAGATATGGACTGCATTCTGTTTTACATTAGCATTGGTGCTGTTTGTCACCCTGGACGGATTACAACTGATAATAGATGCGCTCCGCGAAACATTCAGCACAACCATACAAAGTGGAACAATTACCCAACTTGACCCCAAGTCATTGCTGATAGCAGCCGTGGTACTGATATTTCTCGGATGCCGCAAAATATCTTCTTTGGCATAA